One Ethanoligenens harbinense YUAN-3 genomic window carries:
- the thrC gene encoding threonine synthase: MNYKSTRNNDVTVTASVAISRGISEDGGLFVPESMPWLSYTDLKILTDSDYVARANDILSRFLGDFTPGEVLNCVSQAYTREKFETESIAPLYELEPGVYLLELWHGPTCAFKDMALQLLPHLLSVSVEKAEPGKTVVILVATSGDTGKAALEGFRDVPGTRILVFYPEQGVSPLQKLQMATQEGENVYVSAIRGNFDDAQAGVKAVFTDTAVKQKLAEHNMVFSSANSINWGRLVPQIVYYISSYCDLIKNNRISAGEHINIVVPTGNFGNILAAYYAKKMGIPINKLICASNANNVLTEFLQTGVYDRNRPFYTTISPSMDILISSNLERLLYDLSACDDKQVRGYMDSLAKTGRYEVDEAIKKSLQEHFWASYCDDDGTRSTIRETYAKNACVTDPHTAVALNVYRQYREKTGDEAKTIIASTASAYKFAGDVVGAIRSEQTANADQRTLVGELSKLSLSKPPKQISSLFEKPVRFEGVCDKEGMQQTIFTVLGID; encoded by the coding sequence ATGAATTATAAAAGCACCAGAAACAATGACGTGACCGTCACCGCTTCGGTGGCCATTAGCCGCGGCATCTCGGAAGACGGCGGCCTGTTCGTGCCGGAAAGCATGCCCTGGCTGTCCTATACCGATCTGAAGATTCTGACGGATTCGGATTATGTGGCACGCGCCAACGACATTCTCAGCCGCTTCCTAGGCGATTTCACCCCCGGTGAGGTGCTGAACTGCGTTTCCCAAGCCTACACGCGCGAAAAATTCGAGACCGAAAGCATCGCGCCGCTGTATGAACTGGAACCCGGTGTCTATCTGCTGGAACTCTGGCACGGCCCCACCTGCGCGTTTAAAGACATGGCGCTCCAACTGCTGCCGCATCTGCTGAGCGTTTCGGTGGAAAAGGCCGAGCCGGGCAAAACCGTCGTCATACTCGTTGCCACCTCGGGCGACACCGGAAAGGCCGCCCTGGAAGGCTTCCGCGACGTGCCCGGCACCCGCATCCTTGTGTTCTATCCCGAGCAGGGTGTAAGCCCCCTGCAAAAGCTGCAAATGGCCACGCAGGAAGGCGAAAATGTATATGTCAGCGCCATCCGCGGCAATTTCGACGATGCGCAGGCCGGCGTGAAGGCCGTCTTTACCGACACCGCCGTCAAACAGAAGCTGGCGGAGCACAACATGGTCTTCTCCAGCGCCAACTCCATCAACTGGGGACGTCTGGTTCCGCAGATTGTCTATTATATTTCCTCTTACTGTGATCTCATCAAAAACAACCGGATCTCTGCGGGCGAGCATATCAATATCGTGGTACCCACCGGCAATTTCGGCAATATCCTTGCCGCCTACTATGCCAAAAAGATGGGCATTCCCATCAACAAGCTCATCTGTGCCTCCAACGCAAACAATGTCCTCACGGAATTTCTGCAGACGGGCGTTTACGACCGCAACCGCCCGTTCTACACCACCATTTCCCCGTCGATGGACATCCTCATTTCCAGCAATCTGGAACGCCTGCTCTACGACCTATCCGCCTGCGACGACAAGCAGGTGCGCGGCTATATGGACAGCCTTGCCAAAACCGGGCGCTATGAGGTGGACGAAGCCATCAAGAAAAGTCTGCAGGAACATTTCTGGGCCAGCTATTGCGACGACGACGGCACCCGCTCCACCATCCGGGAAACCTATGCAAAGAACGCCTGCGTGACCGACCCGCACACCGCCGTGGCACTCAATGTCTATCGGCAGTACCGCGAGAAGACGGGCGACGAGGCCAAGACCATCATCGCTTCCACCGCCAGCGCCTACAAATTCGCGGGTGACGTGGTGGGCGCCATTCGCAGTGAGCAGACCGCCAATGCCGACCAGCGCACGCTGGTCGGTGAACTTTCCAAACTTTCGCTTTCCAAACCGCCCAAGCAGATTTCCTCCCTGTTTGAAAAACCGGTGCGATTTGAAGGCGTCTGCGACAAAGAGGGCATGCAGCAGACCATTTTCACGGTGCTGGGCATCGACTGA
- a CDS encoding DUF1540 domain-containing protein encodes MEQRKIIPGIHCDVSNCVYNDKRSNCYANEIEVGPHQAQKKDDTICATFRQGEHQ; translated from the coding sequence ATGGAACAGAGAAAAATTATTCCCGGTATCCATTGTGATGTTTCCAACTGTGTGTATAACGATAAACGGTCCAACTGCTATGCCAACGAGATCGAGGTCGGTCCACATCAGGCTCAGAAAAAAGACGACACCATCTGTGCGACGTTTCGGCAGGGCGAACATCAATAA